One Kitasatospora sp. MAP12-44 DNA segment encodes these proteins:
- a CDS encoding extracellular solute-binding protein: MTSSHPRSRSPFARNSRRAAGSALAALTVLAAVAGCSSGSSSSSSASGTTTISFMQIMINGAQKSTLVKLTNDFETANPNIKVDLQYQPDYGTLHAKETAAIAAHNAPTIGQVYESWAAQFADSQAILPVSQYAGSDKPDQFSTFYAGVQKDLALPDGKNWMWPFNKSVQVIYSNADLLKAKGLTAPTTWDQFAADAKAVSGNGVTGIAIDPGTTASPAGGTVMFQSLAAANGTPDFAPDGTPQLNSPAAVQALTYLVDLKKAGALQVGTNYPGEAALGAQKGLFDLSSAAGYFYENQAVGGKFTMSTNVLPTGSTGRPTNVMSGTNLVEFAGASKAQQAAGWKYMQFLASASSQAQWASQTGYLPVTAAALPLMSDFIAKNPYLPTAVGALAYAVAEPPYSWVAKAEGEEVVALQAALDKGTDPTTALNTAQTNALADQKAGAAQ; the protein is encoded by the coding sequence ATGACCAGCTCGCACCCGCGTAGCCGCTCGCCGTTCGCCCGGAACAGTCGCCGGGCCGCCGGCTCCGCCCTCGCCGCCCTCACCGTGCTCGCCGCGGTGGCCGGCTGCTCCTCCGGCAGCTCCTCCAGCTCGTCCGCGTCCGGCACCACCACCATCTCGTTCATGCAGATCATGATCAACGGCGCGCAGAAGAGCACACTGGTCAAGCTGACCAATGACTTCGAGACCGCCAACCCGAACATCAAGGTCGACCTGCAGTACCAGCCCGACTACGGCACCCTGCACGCCAAGGAGACCGCCGCCATCGCCGCCCACAACGCGCCGACCATCGGCCAGGTCTACGAGAGCTGGGCGGCGCAGTTCGCCGACAGCCAGGCGATCCTGCCGGTCAGCCAGTACGCGGGCAGCGACAAGCCCGACCAGTTCTCGACCTTCTACGCGGGCGTCCAGAAGGACCTGGCCCTGCCGGACGGCAAGAACTGGATGTGGCCGTTCAACAAGAGCGTCCAGGTGATCTACTCCAACGCCGATCTGCTCAAGGCCAAGGGCCTGACCGCCCCCACCACCTGGGACCAGTTCGCCGCCGATGCCAAGGCCGTCTCCGGCAACGGCGTCACCGGCATCGCCATCGACCCGGGCACCACCGCCTCCCCGGCCGGCGGCACCGTCATGTTCCAGTCGCTGGCCGCCGCCAACGGCACCCCGGACTTCGCCCCCGACGGCACCCCGCAGCTCAACAGCCCGGCCGCCGTCCAGGCACTGACCTACCTGGTCGACCTCAAGAAGGCCGGTGCTCTGCAGGTCGGCACCAACTACCCGGGCGAGGCCGCGCTCGGTGCCCAGAAGGGCCTGTTCGACCTGAGCAGCGCCGCCGGCTACTTCTACGAGAACCAGGCGGTGGGCGGCAAGTTCACCATGAGCACCAATGTGCTGCCGACCGGCTCGACCGGCCGGCCGACCAACGTCATGAGCGGTACCAACCTTGTCGAGTTCGCCGGGGCGAGCAAGGCGCAGCAGGCGGCCGGCTGGAAGTACATGCAGTTCCTGGCCTCCGCCTCCAGCCAGGCCCAGTGGGCGAGCCAGACCGGCTACCTGCCGGTCACCGCGGCCGCGCTGCCGCTGATGAGCGACTTCATCGCCAAGAACCCCTACCTGCCCACCGCCGTCGGCGCCCTCGCCTACGCCGTGGCCGAGCCGCCGTACAGCTGGGTCGCCAAGGCGGAGGGCGAGGAGGTCGTCGCGCTGCAGGCGGCGCTGGACAAGGGCACCGACCCGACCACCGCGCTGAACACCGCGCAGACCAACGCCCTCGCCGACCAGAAGGCCGGGGCCGCCCAGTGA
- a CDS encoding sugar ABC transporter permease — protein MTTAAGGEPARGARLGGLGAAKGRPRRARRRVRESPMGWLYTAPALLIFSIFIIGPTAYTLYVSLFHWNVLNTAKSRYIGLANYHALLGSTAPSFLSSAWRSLYFSGAMVIGGTALSLALALLVQRGGRLLTTARVAIFAPHATPIVATSLAWVWIFNPQFGLADTLLKAIHLPQPGWLQSTTWAMPSVIAYSLWHEVGFSVVLFLGGLAVISPELSEAARVDGANGWQEFWHITWPQLRPVTLFVVIITSISSLQAFTQFYEMSQGGPVYATTTLSFLLYQEAFVFFDTGYGAALAIVLFAVTAAFTLLQRRTGDRISRST, from the coding sequence GTGACGACCGCAGCAGGGGGCGAGCCGGCGCGAGGGGCCCGGCTCGGCGGGCTCGGCGCCGCCAAGGGGCGGCCCCGGCGCGCCCGCCGCCGGGTCCGGGAGAGCCCGATGGGCTGGCTCTACACCGCGCCGGCCCTGTTGATCTTCTCGATCTTCATCATCGGCCCGACCGCCTACACCCTCTACGTCAGCCTGTTCCACTGGAACGTGCTCAACACGGCGAAGTCCCGCTACATCGGCTTGGCCAACTACCACGCGCTGCTGGGCTCCACGGCACCGAGCTTCCTGTCCAGCGCCTGGCGGTCGCTCTACTTCAGCGGCGCGATGGTGATCGGCGGGACGGCCCTCTCGCTGGCCCTGGCCCTGCTGGTGCAGCGCGGCGGCCGACTGCTGACCACCGCGCGGGTCGCGATCTTCGCCCCGCACGCCACCCCGATCGTGGCCACCTCGCTGGCCTGGGTGTGGATCTTCAACCCGCAGTTCGGGCTCGCGGACACCCTGCTCAAGGCGATTCACCTGCCGCAGCCCGGCTGGTTGCAGTCCACCACCTGGGCGATGCCCTCGGTGATCGCCTACAGCCTCTGGCACGAGGTGGGCTTCAGCGTCGTGCTCTTCCTCGGCGGCCTCGCGGTGATCTCGCCCGAGCTGAGCGAGGCGGCCCGGGTGGACGGCGCCAACGGCTGGCAGGAGTTCTGGCACATCACCTGGCCGCAGCTGCGCCCGGTCACGCTCTTCGTGGTGATCATCACCAGCATCTCCTCGCTGCAGGCGTTCACCCAGTTCTACGAGATGAGCCAGGGCGGGCCGGTGTACGCGACCACCACCCTCAGCTTCCTCCTCTACCAGGAGGCGTTCGTCTTCTTCGACACCGGCTACGGCGCCGCGCTCGCCATCGTGCTGTTCGCGGTGACCGCGGCGTTCACCCTGCTCCAGCGCCGCACCGGCGACCGGATCAGCCGCTCCACCTGA
- a CDS encoding alpha-hydroxy-acid oxidizing protein, with amino-acid sequence MSRAFGSYQDEIYAGGLRGVVPSYPMTYDGWEAGAQAALPPSVWSYVAGGAGNEHTQRANVAAFEGWGLVPRMFVGAAQRDLSVELFGMRLPTPLFMAPVGVIGLCAQDGHGDLATARAAARTGVPMIASTLSVDPMEAVAAEFGQTPGFFQLYTPTDRDLAESLVRRAETAGFKAIVVTLDTWVTGWRPRDLSTGNFPQLRGHCLTNYTSDPVFRSQLERTPQEDPGAAILRWMQVFGNPLTWDDLPWLRSLTSLPLIVKGICHPEDVRRAKDGGVDGIYCSNHGGRQANGGLPALDALPAVVDAAGDLPVLFDSGVRSGADVVKAVALGATAVGIGRPYAYGLALGGTEGAVHVLRSILAEADLTMAVDGYPDLAGLTPDALRRTR; translated from the coding sequence ATGAGTCGTGCCTTCGGTTCCTACCAGGACGAGATCTACGCGGGCGGCCTTCGCGGGGTCGTGCCGTCGTATCCGATGACCTACGACGGGTGGGAGGCGGGGGCGCAGGCTGCACTGCCCCCGTCCGTGTGGTCCTACGTGGCGGGCGGCGCCGGAAACGAGCACACCCAGCGGGCCAACGTGGCGGCCTTCGAGGGCTGGGGGCTGGTGCCGAGGATGTTCGTCGGGGCAGCCCAACGCGACCTCTCCGTCGAGCTGTTCGGGATGCGGCTGCCGACGCCGCTGTTCATGGCCCCGGTCGGCGTCATCGGCCTGTGCGCCCAGGACGGCCACGGTGACCTCGCCACGGCGCGCGCCGCCGCGCGCACCGGGGTCCCGATGATCGCCTCGACCCTGTCCGTGGACCCGATGGAGGCCGTCGCCGCGGAGTTCGGCCAGACTCCGGGCTTCTTCCAGCTCTACACCCCGACCGATCGGGACCTGGCCGAAAGCCTGGTGCGTCGAGCCGAGACGGCCGGGTTCAAGGCCATCGTGGTCACCCTGGACACCTGGGTCACCGGGTGGCGCCCGCGGGACCTGAGCACAGGCAACTTCCCCCAGCTGCGCGGCCACTGCCTGACCAACTACACCAGCGACCCGGTCTTCCGGTCCCAGTTGGAGCGGACCCCGCAGGAGGACCCCGGCGCGGCGATCCTGCGCTGGATGCAGGTCTTCGGCAACCCGCTGACCTGGGACGACCTGCCCTGGCTGCGTTCGCTGACCTCGCTGCCGCTGATCGTGAAGGGGATCTGCCACCCCGAGGACGTGCGGCGCGCCAAGGACGGTGGCGTGGACGGCATCTACTGCTCCAACCACGGCGGCCGCCAGGCCAACGGCGGGCTGCCGGCCCTCGACGCGCTGCCCGCCGTCGTCGACGCGGCCGGCGACCTGCCCGTCCTCTTCGACTCCGGTGTCCGCAGCGGTGCCGACGTGGTCAAGGCCGTCGCCCTGGGAGCCACCGCCGTCGGCATCGGCCGCCCGTACGCCTACGGCCTCGCCCTGGGCGGCACGGAGGGCGCCGTCCACGTGCTGCGCTCGATCCTGGCCGAGGCCGACCTGACCATGGCGGTCGACGGCTACCCCGACCTCGCCGGGCTCACCCCGGACGCGCTGCGCCGTACCCGCTGA
- a CDS encoding AsnC family protein, producing MQELHEQATILSEDDLALINALQLRPRASWTVLGAALGVDPVTVARRWNRLARRGEAWGGGAPD from the coding sequence ATGCAGGAACTGCACGAACAGGCGACGATACTGAGCGAGGACGACCTGGCGCTCATCAACGCCCTTCAACTGCGGCCGAGGGCGTCGTGGACGGTCCTCGGCGCCGCACTCGGGGTGGACCCGGTCACCGTCGCCCGCCGGTGGAACCGCCTGGCGCGGCGCGGTGAGGCCTGGGGCGGTGGCGCGCCCGACTGA
- a CDS encoding Lrp/AsnC family transcriptional regulator gives MAVDGRASYQALATVLDTSAATVKRRIDRLGRLGLITFRCDFARPLGGWPVAVTFWARVPPADLPEVGHALVRYPETRNCAAVSGPYNLIVEASLHSLADVLRFETQLASTHPSLDIVDRAVMLRQDKLLGHLLDPYGRSLGVVPADLWSDPGTTVPEPRRPDRP, from the coding sequence CTGGCGGTCGACGGCAGGGCCTCCTACCAGGCGCTGGCCACCGTGCTGGACACCAGTGCCGCCACCGTGAAACGCCGGATCGACCGGCTGGGCCGCCTCGGGCTGATCACGTTCCGCTGCGACTTCGCCCGCCCGCTGGGCGGTTGGCCGGTCGCGGTCACCTTCTGGGCGCGCGTGCCGCCCGCGGATCTCCCGGAGGTCGGCCACGCGCTGGTCCGCTACCCGGAGACCCGCAACTGCGCTGCTGTCAGCGGACCGTACAACCTCATCGTGGAGGCGAGCCTGCACTCCCTCGCCGATGTCCTGCGCTTCGAGACGCAGCTCGCGAGCACGCACCCCAGCCTCGACATCGTCGACCGGGCGGTCATGCTCCGGCAGGACAAGCTGCTCGGCCACCTCCTCGATCCGTACGGCAGATCCCTGGGCGTCGTGCCGGCGGACCTCTGGTCCGACCCCGGCACGACGGTTCCCGAGCCCCGGCGCCCGGACAGGCCCTAG